A stretch of Eriocheir sinensis breed Jianghai 21 chromosome 68, ASM2467909v1, whole genome shotgun sequence DNA encodes these proteins:
- the LOC126988160 gene encoding solute carrier family 2, facilitated glucose transporter member 6-like — MPLQASKIYVAEISNASIRGTACTFIEMVKLGGLMLVVAVNIKVSWYVIAGGLAVLMLVYGGAMLAVPESPNFLAVQGREEEARRVLRRFRGPGADVDAELALLRHRNQRSDGASGFAALLKRDVLRSVAALLLLITFRSMCGCEMITVHCTRMLLATGVTLDHTLGTLIVNSAYVLGGLCLTMTVDRLGRRRSMLVSLAVMLAGNTVLGCYCYFFPASAVPGLDIELLSPLDANTTVSYLAGNTTVPYIAGQSDTGDAERLLPLLCFLAVAFGAGLGIANIPLVLAVEYFPTNIRAEGCGLCLVWTALCTTVMLQLYSVLLDSLTIAGIYWFFALSAMAATVHTLCCIRETSKCDIG, encoded by the exons ATGCCGTTGCAGGCTTCCAAGATCTACGTGGCGGAGATCTCTAACGCCAGCATCCGCGGCACGGCGTGCACCTTTATAGAGATGGTAAAGCTGGGCGGCTTAATGCTGGTGGTCGCGGTGAATATCAAGGTGTCCTGGTACGTCATCGCCGGCGGCCTCGCTGTGCTGATGCTGGTGTACGGCGGCGCCATGCTGGCCGTGCCCGAGAGCCCCAACTTCCTCGCCGTGCAGGGCAGGGAAGAAGAGGCCCGCCGAGTCCTCCGGCGATTCCGAGGCCCCGGGGCGGACGTGGACGCGGAGCTGGCCCTCCTGAGGCACCGCAACCAGCGCAGCGACGGAGCCTCGGGGTTCGCGGCGCTGCTCAAGCGGGACGTGCTGAGGAGCGTGGcggcgctgctgctgctgattaCGTTTCGGAGCATGTGTGGCTGCGAGATGATCACCGTGCACTGCACACGCATGCTGCTGGCCACCGGCGTCACCCTGGACCACACGCTGGGCACCCTCATCGTCAACTCGGCCTACGTGCTCGGGGGGCTCTGCCTCACCATGACGGTGGACCGCCTGGGCCGCCGCCGGTCCATGCTGGTGTCCCTCGCCGTCATGCTGGCGGGCAACACCGTGCTGggctgctactgctacttcttCCCGGCGAGCGCCGTGCCCGGGCTGGACATCGAGCTCTTGTCTCCGCTGGACGCCAACACGACGGTCTCCTACCTCGCCGGCAACACGACTGTTCCCTACATCGCCGGGCAGAG TGACACCGGTGACGCGGAGCGGCTGCTGCCGCTGCTCTGCTTCCTGGCCGTCGCCTTCGGGGCCGGCCTGGGCATCGCCAACATTCCTCTGGTGCTGGCGGTCGAGTACTTCCCGACCAACATCAGGGCCGAG GGCTGCGGGCTGTGCCTGGTGTGGACGGCGTTGTGCACCACAGTCATGCTGCAGCTTTACAGCGTCCTCCTGGACAGCCTCACCATCGCCGGCATCTACTGGTTCTTCGCTCTCAGCGCCATGGCCGCCACGGTGCACACGCTTTGCTGCATCAGGGAGACCAGCAAGTGCGACATTGGCTGA